One Helianthus annuus cultivar XRQ/B chromosome 7, HanXRQr2.0-SUNRISE, whole genome shotgun sequence genomic region harbors:
- the LOC110866577 gene encoding homeobox protein 2-like yields the protein MAKITSNVHPHLHIKIQTDKNPLPPNLNNRNVNPNRGVNQNCGNPTNEDQFLNLDDLRNAIFGDEPFSVPSYQSPEHVSIHWEYLEDGRNYDERVEDDIWGDVNADTLYNARGFGYEDFGNQNANFVGNNNGYGYEYGRNDGYGNNRQPRNNNQRNRDDGYYNNNNNVNRNRIPQFVGGGNQGGDRDVIEEVANVTTVNFTYIPYTN from the coding sequence ATGGCCAAAATCACAAGCAACGTACACCCACATCTCCACATCAAAATCCAAACCGACAAAAACCCATTACCACCCAACCTCAACAACCGAAATGTTAACCCCAACCGTGGAGTTAACCAAAATTGTGGCAATCCCACGAATGAAGATCAATTCCTCAATCTCGATGATTTGAGGAACGCTATTTTCGGTGATGAACCGTTTAGTGTTCCtagttatcaatcgccggaacacgtgAGTATTCATTGGGAATACTTGGAGGATGGCAGGAATTATGATGAGAGGGTTGAAGATGACATATGGGGAGATGTGAATGCGGATACTCTTTATAATGCTCGGGGATTTGGGTATGAGGATTTTGGCAACCAAAATGCCAATTTTGTGGGGAACAACAATGGGTATGGCTATGAGTATGGCCGAAATGACGGGTATGGcaacaaccgtcaaccacgaaATAACAACCAAAGGAACCGGGATGACGGGTAttataacaacaacaataatgttAACCGTAACCGGATTCCCCAATTCGTGGGTGGCGGTAATCAAGGTGGTGATAGGGATGTAATAGAAGAGGTAGccaatgtgacaactgtcaattttacgtacattccgtacactaattaA